A portion of the Malania oleifera isolate guangnan ecotype guangnan chromosome 3, ASM2987363v1, whole genome shotgun sequence genome contains these proteins:
- the LOC131150932 gene encoding probable membrane-associated 30 kDa protein, chloroplastic has product MATKSRTIAGLTLAVSPASRSSILCSVKAPLTTSFFNGGVGALKITGTQTAPLGQSQSTSRYGGGLRIQMNLFDRFSRVVKSYANAIISSFEDPEKILEQTVIEMNDDLIKMRQATAQVLASQKRLENKCKSAEKASEDWYHKAQIALQKGEEELAREALKRRKSYLDNANALKAQLDQQKNVIENLVSNTRLLESKISEAKSKKDILKARAQSAKTANKVNETLGNINTSSALGAFEKMEEKVLAMESQAEALGQLTSDDLEGKFALLESSSVDNDLAELKKELSGNSKKGDLPPGRAAVSGTNTAFPLREAEIEEELNVLRQKTQNF; this is encoded by the exons ATGGCCACAAAATCACGCACAATTGCGGGGTTAACCCTCGCAGTGTCACCTGCTTCTCGCTCCAGCATCCTCTGTTCAGTGAAGGCCCCCCTCACCACATCGTTCTTCAATGGAGGAG TGGGAGCTCTTAAAATTACGGGAACACAGACTGCTCCATTGGGGCAATCTCAGTCTACTAGTAGATATGGGGGTGGTCTTCGTATACAGATGAACCTTTTTGATCGATTTTCTAGAGTTGTCAAG TCATATGCAAATGCCATCATAAGTTCCTTTGAAGACCCGGAGAAGATTTTAGAACAAACAGTGATTGAAATGAATGATGACTTGATAAAGATGCGTCAGGCGACAGCACAA gtaTTGGCATCTCAAAAGCGGTTAGAAAATAAATGCAAATCTGCAGAAAAAGCTTCTGAAGACTG GTACCACAAAGCACAAATTGCTCTTCAAAAAGGAGAGGAGGAACTTGCTCGTGAGGCTCTCAAAAGGCGCAAATCCTATTTG GATAATGCTAATGCTTTGAAAGCTCAACTTGATCAACAGAAGAATGTCATTGAGAATCTAGTCTCCAATACGCGG CTTCTGGAGAGCAAGATATCTGAGGCAAAATCAAAAAAAGATATCCTGAAAGCACGTGCTCAGTCTGCAAA GACTGCAAACAAAGTGAATGAGACGTTGGGGAACATTAATACAAGTAGTGCTCTGGGAGCTTTCGAAAAGATGGAAGAAAAAG TTTTGGCAATGGAGTCACAAGCTGAGGCACTGGGCCAGTTAACCAGCGATGATCTTGAAGGAAAG TTTGCATTGCTTGAGAGCTCGTCAGTTGACAATGATCTTGCAGAGTTGAAGAAAGAACTATCTGGTAACTCAAAG AAAGGAGACCTGCCTCCTGGAAGAGCTGCCGTGAGCGGTACAAACACAGCATTTCCACTTCGAGAGGCTGAGATTGAAGAGGAGCTCAATGTATTGAGGCAAAAGACACAGAATTTCTAG